Proteins from a single region of Stutzerimonas stutzeri:
- a CDS encoding diacylglycerol kinase: MNVETVKDASGLKTKSGVGRVFKAAGYSFAGLAAAWRYEAAFRQLLCMACVLIPVAFFVTDSPVERALLILPVLVSLALELLNSAIEAVVDRISLDIHPLSKRAKDLGSAAQFVGLCSIVIIWLAVLI, encoded by the coding sequence ATGAACGTTGAAACGGTAAAAGACGCCTCGGGACTCAAGACCAAGTCAGGTGTAGGGCGCGTGTTCAAGGCTGCCGGCTACTCCTTTGCGGGCCTTGCTGCGGCCTGGCGTTACGAAGCGGCCTTCAGGCAATTGCTTTGCATGGCATGCGTGTTGATACCCGTCGCCTTCTTCGTGACCGATTCGCCGGTCGAACGGGCGCTGTTGATCCTGCCGGTGTTGGTATCGCTAGCCCTTGAGTTGCTGAATTCGGCGATCGAGGCTGTGGTTGATCGCATCTCTCTTGACATCCATCCGCTATCCAAGCGCGCCAAGGATCTAGGTAGTGCCGCGCAGTTCGTGGGCCTGTGTTCCATCGTGATCATCTGGCTCGCCGTTCTGATTTGA
- the bcsF gene encoding cellulose biosynthesis protein BcsF, whose protein sequence is MRLEQLIEVAALFVMIGICLGWLIATTRQSIFRSIDRMLPPRYLKTTALRRRSADTVREDGTHERA, encoded by the coding sequence ATGAGACTCGAGCAACTGATCGAAGTCGCCGCCCTATTCGTAATGATCGGGATATGCCTTGGCTGGTTGATCGCAACAACCCGCCAGAGCATCTTTCGCTCAATCGATCGAATGCTTCCACCACGCTACCTGAAAACCACAGCGCTGCGCCGTCGTTCAGCCGACACGGTCCGGGAGGATGGCACGCATGAGCGCGCATGA
- the bcsE gene encoding cellulose biosynthesis protein BcsE encodes MDWLTPETTLPISGKAASERVPLKTATGHATLPTDSFSKQQPASLGLGDGDAGALTLNTGRVHWLIAEQASDAALLSQQVIKGLGRDHLAVLISTDTKHQHLVDSLPVDAGPRELLLLTLAANHVSAFLKRTESELERAVDVRGQHIILVLPTQAWNLFGKQALAAWIERIGIWLRKRHATMVIISDGISDDLSDHLCHLPYSLAGLALLSRTASGPQLFLHFWHASEGVLSGRKFPLEYRPCGFKVAETADAGQSAEYSDQGRVHAERSVLEGALHLSPQWRLFDSNAELLEHALTARAASVLFAISRNEQLDELAHLLNQLRRTCGNQLKLIVREIAPCLRYRDEQLLISGGATLVVPFGTPLTRFLTLVESAQGHVWQRQLKEIEANLDELKPLALCGQQSPARFAEAIRKMWTGSVAGDISHQLIRLQPVPGLSLGQVLSQTRLRRNGDIACIVEGGLYLFLFACRPESLDDALSNIFGVKWQELFLGLESLSELDFLSGPGFQNDASPADSTRSSTASSTPKQLFKPRPLSLSLEART; translated from the coding sequence ATGGACTGGCTCACGCCAGAGACGACCCTGCCGATATCTGGCAAGGCCGCATCAGAGCGCGTCCCACTAAAAACCGCAACAGGTCACGCTACCTTGCCTACCGATAGCTTTTCCAAACAGCAACCAGCTTCGCTGGGGCTGGGCGATGGCGATGCAGGAGCCCTGACCTTGAACACCGGTCGGGTTCATTGGCTTATTGCAGAGCAGGCTAGCGACGCAGCGTTGCTATCGCAGCAAGTCATCAAGGGGCTCGGCCGAGACCACCTTGCGGTCCTGATATCAACCGACACAAAACACCAGCACCTGGTCGACAGCCTGCCCGTAGACGCCGGCCCTCGCGAACTGTTGCTTTTGACGCTGGCCGCTAACCACGTTAGCGCCTTTCTGAAGCGTACCGAGTCGGAGCTGGAGCGAGCTGTAGATGTTCGGGGCCAGCACATTATATTGGTGCTTCCCACCCAGGCATGGAACCTGTTCGGCAAACAAGCGCTGGCTGCGTGGATCGAGCGAATTGGCATCTGGCTTAGAAAGCGCCACGCGACCATGGTCATCATCAGCGATGGCATAAGTGATGACCTGAGCGATCACCTGTGCCACCTGCCCTATTCACTTGCAGGCCTCGCCTTGTTGAGTCGCACGGCATCCGGCCCCCAGCTCTTTTTGCACTTCTGGCATGCCAGCGAGGGCGTGTTGAGTGGACGTAAGTTCCCGCTTGAGTATCGCCCCTGCGGCTTCAAAGTCGCGGAGACCGCCGACGCTGGGCAAAGCGCGGAGTATTCGGACCAGGGCCGCGTCCACGCCGAACGCAGTGTGCTGGAGGGCGCGCTCCACCTCTCGCCACAATGGCGGCTGTTCGACAGCAACGCTGAGCTGCTCGAGCACGCGCTGACCGCCAGAGCTGCCAGCGTTCTCTTCGCGATATCCCGAAACGAGCAACTCGACGAGCTGGCACATCTGCTCAATCAGCTGCGGCGTACGTGCGGCAACCAGCTAAAGCTGATCGTCCGCGAGATCGCACCGTGCCTGCGCTATCGCGACGAGCAGTTGTTGATTAGCGGGGGTGCCACGCTTGTGGTCCCCTTCGGTACACCGCTCACTCGTTTTCTGACCTTGGTGGAAAGTGCCCAAGGGCACGTCTGGCAAAGGCAGCTGAAAGAAATCGAAGCGAATCTCGATGAACTGAAGCCGCTCGCGCTTTGTGGGCAGCAGAGCCCCGCCAGGTTCGCCGAGGCCATTCGGAAGATGTGGACCGGAAGCGTCGCTGGCGACATCAGCCACCAGCTGATTCGTCTGCAGCCGGTGCCCGGCCTCAGCCTGGGACAGGTGCTGAGTCAGACTCGGCTGCGCAGAAACGGCGATATCGCCTGTATCGTCGAGGGTGGTCTCTACCTGTTCCTTTTTGCATGCCGCCCAGAATCGCTGGACGACGCCTTGAGCAATATATTCGGCGTCAAATGGCAAGAGCTGTTCCTGGGGCTGGAATCACTCTCCGAGCTGGACTTCCTGTCCGGTCCCGGCTTCCAGAATGACGCCTCGCCTGCCGATAGCACGCGCTCATCCACCGCTTCCAGCACGCCAAAACAGCTTTTCAAACCGCGCCCCCTGAGCCTTTCGCTGGAGGCACGAACATGA
- the hslO gene encoding Hsp33 family molecular chaperone HslO codes for MSDQTQRFLFDDSDVRGEIATLDESFQHVLAKHAYPEPVAQLLGELLTAAALLVGTLKFDGLLILQARSSGAVPLLMVECSSAREVRGIARYHAEQIEAGASLAELMPEGMLAITVDPAKGQRYQGIVDLDGVNLAECLTNYFAASEQLPTRFWLNADSRRACGLLLQQLPADRIKDADERDASWQHLRTLADTLTAEELLGLDGETVLHRLYHEEQLRLFDALPIRFRCSCSRERSARALISLGEEDAQQLVAEQGGAVSIDCQFCNEKYTYDAADVAQLFAGGGSDAPSDTRH; via the coding sequence ATGTCCGATCAAACCCAGCGTTTTCTCTTCGATGATTCCGACGTTCGCGGCGAAATCGCCACGCTAGACGAGAGCTTCCAGCATGTGCTGGCCAAGCATGCCTACCCGGAGCCTGTCGCCCAGCTGCTTGGCGAGCTGTTGACCGCTGCCGCGTTGCTGGTTGGCACGCTCAAGTTCGATGGGCTGCTGATTCTGCAGGCGCGCTCCAGTGGCGCCGTGCCTCTGCTGATGGTCGAATGCTCCAGCGCCCGTGAAGTGCGTGGCATTGCCCGCTACCACGCCGAGCAGATCGAGGCTGGCGCCTCGTTGGCCGAGCTAATGCCCGAAGGCATGCTGGCGATCACCGTCGACCCGGCCAAGGGCCAGCGCTATCAGGGCATCGTCGATCTGGATGGCGTCAATCTGGCGGAATGTCTGACCAACTACTTCGCTGCTTCCGAACAGTTGCCGACGCGCTTCTGGCTCAACGCCGACAGCCGCCGGGCTTGTGGGCTGCTGCTGCAACAGCTGCCGGCCGATCGCATCAAGGACGCAGATGAACGCGACGCCAGCTGGCAGCACCTGCGTACCCTGGCCGATACCCTGACGGCCGAGGAGTTGTTGGGATTGGACGGCGAGACGGTGTTGCATCGTCTCTATCATGAGGAGCAGCTGCGTTTGTTCGATGCACTGCCGATTCGCTTTCGCTGCAGTTGTTCGCGTGAACGCTCCGCCCGTGCGCTGATCAGCCTGGGCGAGGAGGACGCCCAGCAGCTGGTCGCCGAGCAGGGCGGGGCGGTGAGTATCGACTGCCAGTTCTGCAACGAGAAATACACCTATGATGCCGCCGACGTTGCGCAACTGTTTGCCGGGGGCGGCAGCGACGCACCCTCGGATACCCGTCACTGA
- the bcsG gene encoding cellulose biosynthesis protein BcsG, with the protein MSAHEPLIVSAPATASWPGLGTWNLYFLLKFLLIGLGLLNFQPLPNLVFAACLVVPLPGRALRIARQLIAIPVGIALLYHDTWLPPFERLLAQPGVLDFTPAYLLDLAGRFVDWKLIGLCALLVIAYSYVASWVRLSVFCLGGLLWLNLSSTALWAYTPSLAASPASPAQGISATAATNSQGNDSLALDNWLENFFKAEAARQTQFPPPSPQSAAFDVVVLNLCSLAWDDLDAVGLRDNALLQRMDVVFDRFNSATSYSGPAAIRLLRASCGQPRHQALYEPAPEQCMLFQNLANLGFRSETLMNHNGRFDGFADEISAQGMPQPALSSQRFPRSLAGFDGSPIARDLDVLSGWWKQRQQQPDERVSLFYNSISLHDGNRIVGADGKAQSAEYRPRAQRLLDDISNFIDELERSGKPVALLLVPEHGAALHGDRMQIAGMREIPRPSITQVPVGLKLIGMTAAGTGQALHVQQPSSFLALSELVSRLYAAQREGNQLDINALIADLPRTEPVSETAAAQVIEHDGKPYVRLGGQTVWLPYPNRFE; encoded by the coding sequence ATGAGCGCGCATGAGCCTCTGATCGTATCCGCACCAGCGACTGCCTCCTGGCCTGGGCTCGGCACATGGAATTTGTATTTCCTGCTCAAGTTCCTGCTGATTGGCCTTGGCTTGCTGAATTTTCAACCCCTGCCCAATCTGGTGTTCGCTGCCTGCCTGGTCGTACCCCTGCCTGGCCGGGCCCTGCGAATTGCCCGTCAGCTGATCGCCATCCCGGTCGGTATCGCCCTGCTTTATCACGATACCTGGCTCCCCCCGTTCGAGCGCCTGCTCGCACAACCCGGAGTGCTCGACTTCACCCCGGCGTATCTGCTCGATCTCGCAGGCCGATTCGTTGACTGGAAACTAATCGGCCTCTGCGCGTTGCTGGTCATTGCTTACAGCTACGTTGCCAGCTGGGTACGTCTGTCGGTGTTCTGTCTTGGCGGCCTGCTTTGGTTGAACCTCAGCAGTACTGCTCTGTGGGCCTACACGCCGAGCTTGGCTGCCTCCCCAGCCAGTCCGGCGCAGGGCATCAGTGCAACAGCCGCCACCAATAGCCAAGGCAATGACAGCCTCGCACTCGACAACTGGCTGGAAAACTTCTTCAAAGCCGAAGCTGCTCGCCAGACGCAATTCCCACCGCCGAGCCCGCAGAGCGCAGCATTTGACGTCGTCGTGCTGAACCTTTGTTCGCTGGCCTGGGACGACCTCGATGCGGTTGGCCTGCGCGATAACGCGCTGCTTCAACGAATGGACGTCGTTTTCGATCGCTTCAACTCGGCAACGTCATATAGCGGGCCGGCCGCCATACGATTGCTGCGCGCCAGCTGTGGCCAGCCACGCCATCAAGCGCTGTACGAGCCCGCGCCAGAGCAATGCATGTTGTTCCAGAACCTGGCCAACCTGGGCTTCCGTTCCGAAACGCTGATGAACCATAACGGCCGTTTCGATGGCTTTGCCGACGAGATATCTGCGCAAGGGATGCCGCAACCTGCGCTTTCGAGCCAGCGTTTCCCGCGCTCTCTAGCGGGCTTCGACGGCTCCCCAATTGCCCGAGATCTCGACGTGCTCAGCGGCTGGTGGAAGCAGCGTCAGCAGCAGCCGGATGAGCGGGTCAGTCTCTTCTACAACAGCATCAGCCTGCACGATGGCAACCGGATCGTCGGTGCCGACGGCAAGGCCCAATCGGCCGAATACCGTCCGAGGGCGCAGCGGCTTCTGGACGATATTTCGAATTTCATCGATGAGCTGGAGCGCAGCGGCAAACCCGTGGCATTGCTGCTGGTTCCCGAACACGGTGCGGCACTGCACGGGGACCGCATGCAAATTGCCGGCATGCGCGAAATTCCACGCCCCTCCATCACCCAGGTGCCAGTCGGCTTGAAGCTGATCGGCATGACCGCTGCCGGCACCGGGCAAGCGCTTCATGTTCAGCAGCCCTCCAGCTTCCTGGCTCTTTCAGAACTGGTTTCCAGGCTCTATGCCGCGCAACGCGAAGGCAACCAGCTGGACATCAATGCGCTGATAGCCGATTTACCAAGAACCGAACCGGTTTCCGAGACCGCGGCCGCGCAGGTCATTGAACACGATGGCAAACCCTACGTACGTCTGGGCGGGCAAACCGTCTGGCTCCCTTATCCGAATCGTTTCGAGTAG
- the ompR gene encoding two-component system response regulator OmpR translates to MSSTAQASEGEKILIVDDDARLRRLLERFLDEQGYRVRTVENTEQMDRLLSRELFQLVVLDLMMPGEDGLSACRRLRESNNQIPIIMLTAKGDEASRIQGLEQGADDYLAKPFNPRELLARIRAVLRRQAPQVPGAPASEDETVTFGEYELSLATRELKKGNEVHMLTTGEFAVLKALVQHAREPLTRDKLMNLARGREWDALERSIDVQISRLRRLIEPDPSKPRYIQTVWGVGYVFVPDGNK, encoded by the coding sequence ATGAGCAGCACTGCGCAAGCCAGCGAAGGCGAAAAAATCCTCATCGTCGATGACGATGCCCGTTTGCGGCGTCTGCTCGAGCGTTTCCTCGACGAGCAGGGCTACCGTGTTCGTACCGTGGAGAACACCGAGCAGATGGACCGTCTGCTCAGCCGCGAGCTGTTCCAGCTGGTGGTGCTCGACCTGATGATGCCAGGCGAGGACGGTCTGTCCGCCTGCCGTCGGTTGCGCGAGAGCAACAATCAGATTCCGATCATTATGCTCACCGCCAAGGGCGACGAGGCCAGCCGCATTCAGGGCCTGGAGCAGGGGGCCGACGACTACCTGGCCAAGCCCTTCAATCCCCGTGAGTTACTCGCGCGCATTCGTGCGGTGTTGCGTCGGCAGGCCCCGCAGGTGCCCGGCGCGCCGGCCAGCGAGGATGAGACCGTAACCTTCGGCGAGTACGAACTGTCGCTTGCCACGCGTGAGCTGAAGAAGGGCAACGAGGTGCACATGCTCACCACCGGTGAGTTCGCCGTGCTCAAGGCGCTGGTCCAGCATGCCCGCGAGCCGCTTACCCGCGACAAGCTGATGAATCTGGCACGCGGTCGTGAGTGGGATGCGCTGGAGCGTTCCATTGATGTGCAGATTTCCCGCCTGCGTCGGCTGATCGAGCCGGACCCGTCCAAGCCTCGCTACATCCAGACGGTCTGGGGTGTTGGTTATGTGTTCGTGCCGGACGGCAACAAGTGA
- the rimK gene encoding 30S ribosomal protein S6--L-glutamate ligase — MKIAVLSRNPRLYSTRRLVEAGQQRGHEVVVIDTLRAYMNIASHKPQIHYRGKPLEGFDAVIPRIGASVTFYGCAVLRQFEMQGVFPLNESVAIARSRDKLRALQLLSRRGVGLPVTGFAHSPDDIPDLIQMVNGAPLVIKVLEGTQGIGVVLCETEKAAESVIEAFMGLKQDIMVQEYIKEAGGADIRCFVVGDKVIAAMKRQAKPGEFRSNLHRGGSASLIKITPEERMTAIRAAKVMGLNVAGVDILRSNHGPLVMEVNSSPGLAGIEETTGKDVAGLIIQYLEKNGGPHLTRTKGKG, encoded by the coding sequence ATGAAAATCGCCGTGCTGTCGCGCAATCCGCGCCTGTATTCCACCCGACGCCTGGTCGAAGCCGGTCAGCAGCGGGGCCATGAGGTGGTGGTGATCGATACGCTGCGTGCGTACATGAACATTGCCAGTCACAAGCCGCAGATCCATTACCGCGGCAAGCCGTTGGAAGGTTTCGATGCGGTGATCCCGCGTATCGGCGCCTCGGTGACTTTCTATGGCTGTGCGGTGCTGCGCCAGTTCGAGATGCAGGGCGTATTCCCGCTCAACGAGTCGGTCGCCATCGCCCGCTCGCGAGACAAGCTGCGTGCGCTGCAACTGCTTTCGCGCCGCGGCGTCGGCCTGCCGGTAACCGGCTTCGCCCACTCGCCGGACGACATTCCCGATCTGATCCAGATGGTCAACGGCGCACCGCTGGTGATCAAGGTGCTGGAGGGCACCCAGGGCATCGGCGTGGTGCTCTGCGAAACCGAGAAGGCAGCCGAATCGGTGATCGAGGCTTTCATGGGCCTCAAGCAGGACATCATGGTGCAGGAGTACATCAAGGAAGCCGGCGGCGCCGATATCCGCTGCTTCGTGGTTGGCGACAAGGTCATCGCCGCGATGAAGCGTCAGGCCAAGCCAGGAGAATTCCGCTCTAACCTGCACCGCGGCGGCTCCGCCAGCCTGATCAAGATCACCCCGGAAGAGCGCATGACCGCCATCCGCGCCGCCAAGGTGATGGGCCTCAACGTCGCCGGTGTCGACATCCTGCGCTCCAACCACGGCCCGCTGGTGATGGAGGTCAACTCCTCGCCGGGCCTGGCCGGTATCGAGGAAACCACCGGCAAGGACGTCGCCGGGCTGATCATTCAGTACCTGGAAAAGAACGGCGGCCCGCACCTGACCCGCACCAAGGGCAAGGGCTGA
- the bcsQ gene encoding cellulose biosynthesis protein BcsQ, with translation MKTLAIRALRGGLGATSLLADLALALHQQGERVLLIDLSPDNMLRLHFNVEISLESGWARAQLDAKAWNEPALEVQPGLHLLPYGRVSDAEVAQLESALCADRECWAQRCNLISHAYDWVLFDLPQRLPGHRFGVCATQRADLLIDLAMPDAACHVLLQTRPHPLADLLLVNRFNPASQLQRDLLMIWRRRHGLPRQPQLVHEDEALQEALAHKSPVGHYAPQSQAASDLRSLAIWCLSQRSEC, from the coding sequence ATGAAAACCCTGGCTATACGAGCGCTGCGCGGCGGCCTGGGCGCCACGTCTTTGCTCGCAGATCTGGCCTTGGCCCTGCACCAGCAGGGCGAGCGCGTGCTGTTGATCGACCTCAGTCCAGACAACATGCTGCGTCTGCACTTCAACGTGGAAATCAGCCTCGAATCGGGCTGGGCGCGAGCGCAACTGGACGCAAAGGCGTGGAATGAACCGGCGCTGGAAGTCCAACCTGGATTGCACCTGCTGCCGTACGGAAGGGTGAGCGACGCTGAAGTAGCGCAGCTCGAATCAGCGCTCTGCGCGGACCGGGAATGCTGGGCACAGCGGTGCAACCTGATTTCCCATGCCTACGACTGGGTCTTGTTCGATCTGCCACAGCGGCTACCCGGCCATCGATTCGGCGTGTGCGCAACGCAGCGTGCCGACCTGCTAATCGATCTCGCAATGCCTGATGCTGCATGCCATGTGCTGCTACAGACAAGGCCACATCCGCTCGCAGACCTGTTACTGGTCAACCGCTTCAATCCGGCAAGCCAGCTGCAACGAGACCTGCTGATGATCTGGCGCAGGCGGCACGGGTTGCCACGCCAACCGCAGCTGGTGCATGAAGACGAAGCGCTCCAGGAAGCCTTGGCCCACAAATCTCCGGTGGGCCACTACGCCCCCCAAAGCCAGGCGGCGAGCGACCTGCGCAGCCTGGCGATCTGGTGCCTCTCGCAGCGATCGGAGTGCTGA
- a CDS encoding ATP-dependent zinc protease translates to MKSLDPHTVIGLREWIALPDLGVVGLRAKVDTGASTSALHATEISEFERDGQRWVRFTAHLGTLVQRRHRCEAPLVTRKLIKSSNGQVQTRYVVRTLLALGSHVWPVEFTLTCRKTMRYRLLLGSKALVEGQWLIDPSRTYIQDKPQILTSSGAQ, encoded by the coding sequence TTGAAGAGTCTCGACCCCCATACCGTGATAGGTCTGCGTGAATGGATCGCCCTGCCGGATCTCGGTGTGGTGGGCCTGCGCGCGAAGGTCGATACCGGGGCCAGCACCTCAGCGCTACATGCTACCGAGATCAGTGAATTCGAACGCGACGGGCAACGCTGGGTTCGCTTTACGGCGCACCTGGGGACGCTGGTACAGCGCCGCCACCGCTGCGAAGCACCGCTGGTCACGCGCAAGCTGATCAAAAGCTCCAATGGTCAGGTGCAGACACGCTACGTGGTGCGCACTCTGCTGGCGCTCGGCAGCCATGTCTGGCCGGTGGAGTTCACTCTGACCTGCCGCAAGACCATGCGCTATCGCCTGCTGCTCGGCTCCAAGGCGCTGGTCGAAGGGCAATGGCTGATCGATCCGTCGCGAACCTATATCCAGGACAAACCCCAGATCCTCACTTCCTCCGGTGCTCAATGA
- a CDS encoding RNA-binding S4 domain-containing protein, with protein sequence MAEKDDDKVRLDKWLWAARFFKTRALAKAAIEGGKVHCRGERCKPSKEPKVGDELAIRIGFDERTVVIRALSAVRRGAPDAQTLYEETPQSLAAREEAAAQRKAGALGMQTDGRPSKKQRRQIQYLRDFKPG encoded by the coding sequence ATGGCTGAAAAAGATGACGACAAGGTGCGGCTGGACAAGTGGCTGTGGGCTGCGCGCTTCTTCAAGACCCGCGCACTGGCCAAAGCGGCCATCGAGGGAGGCAAGGTGCACTGTCGCGGCGAACGTTGCAAGCCGAGCAAAGAGCCCAAGGTGGGTGACGAGCTGGCGATTCGCATCGGCTTCGACGAGCGTACGGTGGTCATTCGTGCACTGTCTGCGGTTCGCCGTGGCGCGCCTGATGCGCAAACATTGTATGAAGAGACGCCGCAAAGTCTGGCTGCGCGGGAGGAGGCTGCCGCCCAGCGCAAGGCGGGCGCATTGGGTATGCAGACCGACGGACGGCCAAGCAAGAAGCAGCGCCGGCAGATTCAATACCTGCGCGACTTCAAGCCGGGCTAG
- a CDS encoding ATP-binding protein produces MKTPLWFPQSFFARTLWMVLIVVLFSKVLTLVYLMANEDVLVDRQYSHGAALTLRAYWAADVEDRDRIGRAAGLLPVAEENVPRSEYHWPYTDIFQRQMRDELGDDTEVRVRIQPSTAIWVRAPNLGPDWVQMPLYAYPLRGQRIWSVLGWFLGIGLLSTGAAWIFVSQLNLPLKRLVFAARQIGKGRRVRLPISDTPSEMTEVYRAFNQMAEDVEQAGRERELMLAGVSHDLRTPLTRLRLSLELMSSDDELTDDMIRDVEDMNAILDQFLAFVRDGSDEPVETTDLGELICEAVAPYNQQRETVRLCVEPMPPFALRRVSVKRLLVNLIENALRYGGDGVEVAAYVSGDQHAPYVVLSVLDRGPGIDPAELEGLFNPFIRGDRARGGQGAGLGLAIVKRIASQHGGIVELRNREGGGLEARVSLPLGLLLPRDAVQGKPAE; encoded by the coding sequence GTGAAAACTCCTCTGTGGTTCCCGCAAAGCTTCTTCGCCCGCACCCTGTGGATGGTGCTGATCGTGGTGCTGTTCTCCAAGGTACTCACGCTGGTCTATCTGATGGCCAACGAGGATGTGCTGGTGGATCGGCAGTACAGCCACGGTGCGGCGCTGACTCTGCGTGCCTACTGGGCTGCAGACGTCGAGGATCGCGATCGTATCGGGCGTGCCGCCGGCTTGCTGCCGGTCGCTGAGGAGAACGTTCCGCGCAGCGAATATCACTGGCCCTACACCGATATCTTCCAGCGGCAGATGCGAGACGAGTTGGGTGACGACACAGAGGTCCGTGTGCGTATCCAGCCGTCTACCGCCATTTGGGTGCGCGCACCGAACCTCGGACCAGATTGGGTCCAGATGCCGCTGTACGCTTATCCGTTGCGCGGCCAGCGTATTTGGAGCGTGCTCGGTTGGTTCCTCGGGATTGGTCTGCTGTCCACGGGTGCAGCCTGGATCTTCGTCAGTCAGCTCAATCTGCCGCTCAAGCGGCTGGTCTTTGCTGCGCGGCAGATCGGCAAGGGGCGCAGGGTAAGGTTGCCGATCAGCGACACGCCGAGTGAAATGACCGAGGTCTATCGTGCCTTCAATCAGATGGCCGAGGATGTCGAGCAGGCCGGCCGCGAGCGCGAGCTGATGTTGGCGGGCGTCTCCCACGATCTGCGTACACCGCTGACGCGCCTGCGCCTGTCGCTGGAGCTGATGAGCAGCGATGACGAGCTGACCGATGACATGATTCGTGATGTCGAGGACATGAATGCGATCCTCGATCAGTTCCTCGCCTTCGTCCGCGACGGCAGCGATGAACCGGTGGAAACCACCGACCTCGGTGAACTGATCTGCGAAGCGGTGGCGCCCTACAATCAGCAACGAGAGACGGTGCGGCTGTGCGTCGAGCCGATGCCGCCGTTCGCCCTGCGCCGGGTGTCGGTCAAGCGGCTCTTGGTCAATCTGATTGAAAATGCGCTGCGTTATGGCGGTGACGGGGTCGAGGTAGCGGCCTATGTCTCCGGCGACCAGCATGCGCCCTATGTGGTGCTCAGCGTGCTCGACCGCGGGCCGGGAATTGATCCGGCCGAGCTGGAAGGCCTGTTCAACCCCTTCATCCGCGGCGATCGCGCCCGTGGTGGGCAGGGCGCCGGGCTGGGCCTGGCCATCGTCAAGCGTATCGCCTCGCAGCACGGTGGCATCGTCGAGCTGCGCAATCGCGAGGGCGGTGGCCTGGAAGCGCGGGTCAGCCTGCCGCTGGGGCTGTTGCTGCCGCGCGATGCGGTGCAGGGCAAGCCGGCCGAATAA
- a CDS encoding phosphatase PAP2 family protein — protein MSVTTPHARWRPLPLLITHLLAGLLLLSWLWPTTRALWDAMDHAVFHLLNGSLGITGWWDWLWALSSVRVFDILVGALLLTLLIRRDWLFAQHQLRPALFTFIGLLLVLLVIRVAVTKLAGHFGWQHASPSLEIAGAYHLSDHFPLLERVFELKDRSSRSFPGDHASVLLIWGLFMALFARGGRLVVVIGVTVVFMLPRLVAGAHWFSDDFVGGLLIALLALGWGYCTPLGAYIAALLQWLARAPMQLAAKLPLLRRIALLRD, from the coding sequence ATGTCCGTGACCACTCCCCACGCGCGCTGGCGTCCGCTGCCGCTGCTGATCACTCACCTGCTCGCCGGGCTGCTGTTGCTCAGCTGGCTATGGCCGACCACCCGCGCACTGTGGGATGCCATGGATCATGCGGTGTTCCACCTGCTCAATGGCTCGCTGGGCATCACCGGATGGTGGGACTGGCTGTGGGCGCTGAGCAGTGTCCGTGTGTTCGACATTCTGGTCGGAGCCCTGCTGCTGACCTTGCTGATTCGTCGCGATTGGCTGTTTGCCCAACACCAACTGCGCCCGGCGTTGTTCACCTTTATCGGCCTGTTGCTCGTGCTGCTGGTGATTCGCGTGGCAGTAACCAAATTGGCCGGCCACTTCGGCTGGCAGCATGCCAGCCCATCGCTGGAAATTGCTGGCGCCTATCATTTGAGCGATCACTTCCCGCTGCTCGAGCGGGTATTCGAGCTCAAGGACCGGTCCAGTCGCAGCTTTCCTGGCGATCACGCGTCGGTACTGCTGATCTGGGGGCTGTTCATGGCGCTGTTCGCCCGCGGTGGGCGTCTCGTCGTGGTAATCGGCGTCACTGTTGTGTTCATGCTGCCGCGGCTGGTAGCCGGCGCGCACTGGTTCAGCGACGACTTCGTCGGCGGCCTGCTGATCGCCTTGCTGGCTCTCGGCTGGGGCTATTGCACACCACTGGGCGCGTACATCGCCGCGCTGCTGCAATGGCTGGCGCGCGCGCCCATGCAGCTGGCCGCAAAGCTGCCATTGCTAAGGCGAATCGCCCTGCTGCGCGACTAG
- the bcsR gene encoding cellulose biosynthesis protein BcsR — MPSLTQRVHNDDIGRLERYLGLPDLGYLDISASLELDKAIQRWPLLLELSVVDDLNTALDAATLDTIGSSTADRRPA, encoded by the coding sequence ATGCCCAGCCTGACCCAGCGGGTTCACAATGACGATATCGGCCGCCTAGAACGCTATCTGGGCCTGCCGGATCTCGGCTACCTGGATATTTCCGCATCACTGGAACTGGACAAGGCCATCCAGCGCTGGCCGCTGCTGCTCGAGCTTTCAGTAGTCGACGACCTCAACACTGCGCTGGACGCTGCAACGCTCGATACCATCGGCTCATCGACCGCTGACAGGCGTCCGGCATGA